A region of Paenibacillus sp. 37 DNA encodes the following proteins:
- a CDS encoding RluA family pseudouridine synthase, whose translation MSNPNKEQINDEELMNGNERMEWTVAAEHKKERIDKYITEAVDNVSRSQVQLWIGDGMVTVNGAVVKANAKLSEGDLIELQIPEPAAVEIVAEDIPLEVVYEDSDLIVINKQRGLVVHPAPGHTSGTLVNALMHHCKDLSGINGELRPGIVHRIDKDTSGLIMAAKNDRAHASLAAQLKDHTVNRRYIALVHGHLNHDQGTVDAPIGRDTNDRKMYTVTERNSKHAVTHFTVTERINDYTLLELKLETGRTHQIRVHMKFIGHPLVGDPTYGRNKGIKMQGQALHAAILGFVHPTTGEYLEFSAPIPQDMEDVLASLRSR comes from the coding sequence ATGAGTAATCCGAATAAGGAACAGATTAACGACGAAGAACTAATGAATGGCAATGAACGTATGGAATGGACCGTTGCCGCTGAACATAAAAAAGAACGAATAGACAAATATATTACGGAAGCCGTGGATAACGTATCTCGCTCCCAAGTTCAATTGTGGATCGGAGACGGAATGGTTACGGTAAATGGTGCTGTAGTCAAAGCCAATGCCAAGTTATCCGAAGGTGATCTGATTGAACTACAGATTCCTGAACCGGCTGCCGTTGAGATCGTTGCCGAAGATATCCCGCTGGAAGTGGTATATGAAGACAGCGACCTAATCGTGATTAACAAACAGCGTGGTCTTGTGGTGCATCCAGCACCAGGACATACGTCGGGTACCCTCGTTAATGCACTTATGCATCACTGCAAAGACCTCTCGGGTATTAATGGGGAGTTGCGTCCTGGTATTGTGCATCGTATCGATAAGGATACATCTGGCCTGATCATGGCTGCCAAGAACGATCGTGCGCATGCATCACTGGCTGCCCAGTTGAAAGACCATACGGTGAACAGACGTTATATCGCGCTTGTTCATGGTCATCTTAACCATGATCAAGGGACCGTTGATGCACCGATTGGACGAGATACCAATGACCGCAAAATGTATACGGTCACAGAACGTAACAGTAAACATGCCGTTACGCATTTTACCGTTACAGAGCGGATTAATGATTACACCTTGTTGGAATTGAAACTGGAGACAGGACGTACTCACCAGATTCGGGTTCACATGAAATTTATTGGTCATCCGCTTGTAGGAGATCCAACTTATGGACGGAATAAAGGCATCAAAATGCAAGGACAGGCTCTTCATGCGGCTATTCTAGGATTTGTGCATCCAACAACGGGAGAATACCTTGAATTTTCAGCTCCGATTCCGCAAGATATGGAAGACGTGCTTGCATCGCTACGCAGTCGTTAA
- the ileS gene encoding isoleucine--tRNA ligase encodes MQRVDVKEKARARELRVLDKWKTENTFKRSIENREGKPNFVFYEGPPTANGKPHIGHVLGRVIKDFVGRYNTMKGYRVVRKAGWDTHGLPVELGVQKKLGISHKWEIEDYGVEKFINECKASVFEYEQQWRDLTEGIGYWTDMDNPYITLDNNYIESVWNILATIHEKGLLYRGHRVSPYCPSCQTTLSSHEVAQGYKDVKDLSATAKFKLNDSGEFVLAWTTTPWTLPSHVALAVNPDMDYSRVRQGDEVYIMATNLVEKVMKDTKGEYEIIGALKGADLVGKTYDPPFNYVQAEKANIILGAGFVTDASGTGIVHMAPAHGEDDYRVCRENGISFVNMVDLEGKFVAEVTDFAGRFVKDCDIDIVRYLSENGRLFSKEKYEHSYPFCWRCDTPLLYYAMDSWFIQTTAIKDQLIANNSEVDWYPGHVREGRFGKFLEDLVDWNISRDRYWGTPLNIWVCEETGEQFAPHSIAELRARAIGDVPENLELHKPYVDDVKVMSSCGKYEMKRTPEVIDVWFDSGSMPFAQQHYPFENKEVFEQQYPADMICEGIDQTRGWFYSLLAVSTLLTGKAPYKAVMATGHVLDENGQKMSKSKGNVIDPWEVIEEYGTDAFRWALLSDSAPWNSKRFSKGIVGEAKSKMVDTLVNTHAFLTLYATIDGFDPQEHPFQLSAHKLDRWILSRLNSLILVVEKALLVNDYLNSSKAIEAFVDELSNWYIRRSRDRFWGSGLTEDKLDAYRTLTEVLVTTAKLVAPFTPMLAEDIYLNLATGESVHMEDYPVANESLIDAGLEQDMETARRVVELARNVRNETGIKTRQPLSELIVSLDKGFDLASYEEIIKEEINVKGIRTEHNDAEFVDFTLKLNLKVAGKKYGKNVGFLQNFFKGMSADETRKVVSEGVLNIVSPEGEELQVTSEELLVDKQAKSGFASASGYGLTVALNTEITASLEQEGWVREVVRAVQDTRKRLDLPIEKRVRLTLDVDASLQEAIQAFDDVLRENVLVTEVTFGTNEAMERVEAGGKSIGIYIEA; translated from the coding sequence ATGCAACGAGTTGACGTCAAAGAGAAGGCACGTGCCAGAGAATTACGCGTGTTAGATAAATGGAAAACGGAGAATACATTCAAAAGATCCATCGAAAACCGCGAGGGCAAGCCAAACTTCGTATTTTATGAAGGACCCCCTACAGCGAACGGAAAACCACATATCGGTCACGTTCTGGGACGCGTAATCAAGGATTTCGTTGGTCGTTATAACACGATGAAGGGTTACCGTGTTGTTCGTAAAGCGGGTTGGGATACACACGGTCTGCCAGTAGAACTGGGTGTACAGAAGAAGCTTGGTATCTCCCACAAGTGGGAAATCGAAGATTATGGCGTGGAAAAATTCATTAACGAATGTAAAGCGAGCGTATTCGAGTATGAGCAACAATGGCGTGATTTGACAGAAGGTATCGGATATTGGACGGATATGGATAACCCGTATATCACCCTTGATAACAACTACATCGAGAGTGTATGGAACATCCTGGCGACAATTCATGAGAAAGGCCTGTTGTATCGTGGTCACCGTGTGAGTCCGTATTGCCCATCATGTCAGACAACACTGAGTTCCCATGAAGTTGCACAAGGGTACAAAGACGTCAAAGACCTGAGCGCTACAGCGAAATTTAAACTGAATGACAGCGGAGAATTTGTACTGGCTTGGACAACAACACCTTGGACGCTGCCTTCACATGTTGCACTTGCCGTGAATCCGGATATGGACTACTCCCGTGTTCGTCAAGGTGATGAAGTGTACATCATGGCAACCAATCTGGTTGAAAAAGTGATGAAAGATACCAAGGGTGAGTATGAGATCATCGGTGCACTGAAAGGTGCCGATCTGGTTGGCAAAACGTATGATCCTCCGTTCAACTACGTTCAGGCTGAGAAAGCCAACATCATTCTGGGTGCAGGCTTTGTAACGGATGCAAGTGGTACGGGTATCGTACACATGGCTCCTGCCCATGGTGAAGATGACTACCGTGTATGCCGTGAGAATGGGATCAGCTTTGTGAACATGGTGGACCTGGAAGGTAAATTTGTTGCTGAGGTTACTGATTTTGCCGGACGTTTCGTGAAGGATTGTGATATTGATATCGTGCGATACTTGTCCGAGAATGGACGTTTGTTCAGCAAAGAAAAATATGAGCACAGCTATCCATTCTGCTGGCGTTGTGATACACCACTTCTGTACTATGCAATGGACAGCTGGTTTATCCAAACAACAGCCATCAAGGACCAACTGATTGCCAACAATAGTGAAGTGGATTGGTACCCAGGTCATGTTCGTGAAGGTCGCTTCGGGAAATTCCTTGAGGATCTGGTGGATTGGAACATCAGCCGTGATCGTTATTGGGGAACACCGCTGAACATCTGGGTGTGCGAGGAGACTGGCGAACAATTTGCTCCACACAGCATTGCAGAATTGCGTGCTCGTGCGATAGGTGATGTGCCTGAGAATCTTGAATTGCATAAACCATATGTGGATGACGTTAAAGTCATGAGCTCTTGTGGCAAATATGAGATGAAACGTACGCCGGAAGTGATCGATGTCTGGTTCGACAGCGGCTCCATGCCGTTTGCTCAGCAGCACTATCCATTTGAAAATAAAGAAGTATTCGAACAGCAGTATCCTGCTGATATGATCTGTGAGGGAATTGACCAGACACGTGGCTGGTTCTACAGCTTGCTGGCGGTTTCCACCCTTTTGACAGGCAAAGCGCCTTACAAAGCGGTTATGGCTACAGGACACGTTCTGGACGAGAACGGACAGAAGATGTCCAAATCCAAAGGTAACGTTATCGATCCTTGGGAAGTGATTGAAGAATATGGTACAGATGCATTCCGCTGGGCTTTGTTGTCTGACAGTGCACCGTGGAACAGCAAACGTTTCTCCAAAGGTATCGTAGGCGAAGCCAAATCCAAAATGGTGGATACGCTGGTCAACACCCATGCATTCCTGACGCTTTATGCTACCATTGATGGATTTGATCCACAGGAGCACCCGTTCCAACTGTCCGCACACAAGCTGGATCGCTGGATTCTGTCGAGACTGAACAGCCTGATCCTGGTTGTAGAAAAAGCGTTGCTGGTTAACGACTATCTGAACTCTTCCAAAGCGATTGAAGCATTTGTTGATGAGTTGAGTAACTGGTATATCCGTCGTTCCCGTGACCGGTTCTGGGGAAGTGGCCTGACAGAGGATAAACTCGACGCTTACCGCACATTGACTGAGGTACTGGTGACTACTGCGAAATTGGTTGCTCCGTTCACACCGATGCTGGCAGAAGACATCTATCTGAACCTTGCAACAGGTGAGAGTGTGCACATGGAAGACTATCCGGTAGCTAATGAATCGCTGATTGATGCAGGTCTGGAACAAGATATGGAGACGGCTCGCCGCGTGGTTGAACTTGCCCGTAACGTTCGTAACGAAACAGGCATCAAGACACGTCAGCCGCTGTCCGAATTGATCGTTTCTCTGGATAAAGGATTTGACCTGGCAAGTTATGAAGAGATCATCAAGGAAGAGATCAATGTAAAAGGAATCCGTACGGAGCATAATGATGCGGAATTCGTTGACTTTACATTGAAGCTGAACCTGAAAGTTGCAGGTAAGAAATACGGTAAAAACGTAGGATTTCTGCAAAACTTCTTCAAGGGAATGTCGGCCGATGAGACGCGTAAAGTGGTTTCGGAAGGCGTGCTGAACATCGTTTCTCCGGAAGGCGAAGAGCTGCAAGTGACGAGCGAAGAATTATTGGTTGATAAGCAGGCTAAATCAGGTTTTGCTTCTGCATCAGGTTACGGTCTGACGGTTGCGCTCAATACCGAAATCACAGCATCACTGGAACAGGAAGGCTGGGTCCGTGAAGTGGTTCGTGCTGTGCAGGATACCCGGAAACGACTGGACCTGCCAATTGAGAAAAGAGTACGTTTGACACTGGATGTGGATGCATCCCTTCAGGAAGCTATTCAGGCGTTTGATGATGTATTGCGTGAAAATGTTCTCGTAACCGAAGTGACATTTGGCACAAATGAGGCCATGGAACGTGTTGAAGCCGGAGGCAAATCGATCGGTATTTATATCGAAGCGTAA
- a CDS encoding LL-diaminopimelate aminotransferase, with protein sequence MSIDKYQETYIQTNFADRIGGSNYGKDTNIYKFEKIKRAKASAKKDFPDVELIDLGVGEPDEMADPGIVAALAEEASRPENRGYADNGIPEFKAAAASYLKNVFNVEGIDADTEIVHSIGSKPALAMMPSCFINSGDVTIMTVPGYPVMGTHTKYLGGEVFNIQLTKENNFLPDLTAIPEDIAKRAKLLYLNYPNNPTGASATVEFFTEVVEWAKKYNVVVVHDAPYAALTYDGKKPFSFLSVPGAKDVGVELHSLSKSYNMTGWRIGFVAGNPLVVKAFSDVKDNNDSGQFIAIQKAAAYGLNHPEITEKIAEKYSRRHDMLVAALNELGFQAEKPKGSFFLYVEAPKGVVGGRRFESGEDFSQFLIREKLISSVPWDDAGNFVRFSVTFEAKGEEEEKRVIAEIKRRLSDVQFEF encoded by the coding sequence ATGAGTATCGATAAATATCAAGAAACTTACATTCAGACTAATTTTGCCGACCGTATCGGTGGCTCCAACTATGGTAAAGACACGAACATTTATAAATTCGAGAAAATCAAACGTGCCAAAGCTTCGGCCAAAAAAGATTTTCCCGATGTGGAACTGATTGACCTTGGTGTAGGTGAACCTGACGAAATGGCTGATCCAGGCATTGTAGCTGCACTTGCAGAAGAAGCTTCCAGACCTGAGAACCGTGGTTATGCCGACAATGGCATTCCAGAATTCAAAGCTGCTGCTGCTTCTTATCTGAAAAACGTATTCAATGTAGAAGGTATCGATGCAGATACTGAAATCGTACACTCCATTGGTTCCAAACCGGCTTTGGCGATGATGCCTTCATGCTTCATCAATTCGGGTGATGTGACGATCATGACCGTTCCAGGTTACCCGGTTATGGGTACACATACGAAGTATCTGGGTGGAGAAGTGTTCAACATTCAATTGACGAAAGAGAACAACTTCCTGCCTGATCTGACGGCTATCCCGGAAGACATCGCAAAACGTGCGAAGTTGCTCTACCTGAACTACCCGAACAACCCAACAGGCGCAAGTGCAACGGTGGAATTCTTCACTGAAGTTGTGGAATGGGCTAAGAAATACAATGTTGTGGTTGTACATGATGCTCCATACGCAGCATTGACGTATGATGGCAAAAAACCGTTCAGCTTCCTGTCGGTACCTGGAGCGAAGGATGTCGGCGTAGAGCTGCACTCGCTATCCAAGTCCTACAACATGACGGGTTGGAGAATCGGATTCGTAGCGGGTAACCCGCTTGTAGTCAAAGCATTCAGCGACGTGAAGGACAACAATGACTCCGGTCAGTTCATCGCGATTCAAAAGGCTGCTGCTTATGGATTGAATCACCCTGAAATTACGGAAAAAATTGCAGAGAAATATTCCCGTCGTCACGATATGCTCGTTGCCGCATTGAACGAACTGGGCTTCCAGGCTGAAAAACCTAAAGGTTCATTCTTCCTGTATGTAGAAGCACCAAAAGGTGTGGTTGGCGGACGTCGCTTCGAATCTGGCGAAGATTTCTCCCAATTCCTGATCCGTGAGAAACTGATCTCATCCGTACCTTGGGATGATGCTGGTAACTTTGTTCGTTTCTCCGTAACCTTTGAGGCGAAGGGTGAAGAGGAAGAGAAACGTGTTATTGCTGAGATCAAACGTCGTCTGAGCGACGTACAATTCGAATTTTAA
- a CDS encoding DUF5665 domain-containing protein, giving the protein MSEHDKQAETATPSTSDHLNSHDKIEELHTLTNRLANELERSRIAQYTELLNRPWKLIGLNLLSGAARGVGIAIGFTFFAATIIYVLQLLGALNLPIVGDYIADIVRIVQRQLDMNTY; this is encoded by the coding sequence ATGAGCGAACATGACAAGCAAGCGGAAACTGCTACACCATCAACATCAGATCATCTGAATTCGCATGACAAAATTGAAGAGCTACATACCCTGACTAACCGTCTGGCGAATGAACTGGAACGTTCACGCATTGCGCAATACACAGAATTGCTGAACAGACCATGGAAATTAATCGGACTTAACTTGTTGTCTGGAGCCGCAAGAGGTGTGGGGATCGCGATTGGTTTTACCTTTTTCGCAGCAACGATTATTTACGTTTTACAGCTACTTGGGGCGCTCAATCTTCCCATTGTTGGAGACTACATCGCTGATATTGTGCGCATTGTCCAGCGTCAGCTTGATATGAACACCTACTAA
- a CDS encoding YggT family protein: MYQIESVLYTLYQIYFYMVIVYILMSWLPNARESFIGEWLGKLVEPYLRPFRRFIPPLFGVLDISPIVALIVLQLALNGLISILRYFAY; this comes from the coding sequence TTGTATCAGATCGAAAGCGTGTTGTACACGTTATACCAGATTTACTTTTACATGGTCATTGTCTACATATTGATGTCTTGGCTTCCCAATGCGCGGGAAAGCTTCATCGGTGAATGGCTGGGCAAATTAGTGGAGCCATATCTAAGACCATTCCGTCGATTTATCCCCCCTTTGTTCGGTGTGCTGGATATTTCCCCAATTGTGGCGCTGATCGTTCTCCAACTCGCGCTTAATGGGCTGATTTCCATACTCCGGTATTTTGCATATTAG
- the lspA gene encoding signal peptidase II: protein MVYYILAFIVFLLDQGTKYLIATRMELREEIPVIGNFFVITSHRNSGAAFGILQDQRWFFIVVTLIVVVALIWYLQKVKDTPHKLLPVALSLVLGGAIGNFLDRALTGEVVDFVQLNFGSYTFPIFNIADSAICMGVALIIVETLLEGRREKAAAKIEGNEHHE from the coding sequence GTGGTGTATTATATCCTCGCTTTTATCGTATTTTTATTGGATCAGGGAACCAAGTATCTGATTGCAACCCGGATGGAACTCAGAGAAGAAATTCCGGTCATCGGCAATTTCTTTGTCATCACATCACATCGTAACTCAGGAGCAGCATTTGGCATTCTGCAAGACCAGCGTTGGTTCTTTATCGTGGTTACGTTGATTGTGGTCGTTGCCTTGATTTGGTATTTGCAAAAGGTAAAAGATACCCCGCACAAATTGCTGCCTGTGGCGCTTAGTTTGGTGCTTGGTGGAGCAATTGGCAACTTCCTTGACCGGGCATTAACCGGAGAAGTTGTAGATTTTGTACAACTTAATTTTGGAAGTTATACGTTTCCCATTTTTAACATCGCCGATTCGGCAATCTGCATGGGTGTAGCGTTGATCATTGTGGAGACGTTGCTTGAAGGACGGCGCGAAAAAGCAGCCGCGAAGATTGAAGGGAATGAACATCATGAGTAA
- a CDS encoding cell division protein SepF has translation MGVMNKFMNFLGLQEEEEIVERERMAAQEENESEHQEAETSSLDKRRNQRGNNVVSIHSQKNVKVVLYEPRSYDEAQEIADHLRSHRTVVVNLQRIRQDQALRVIDFLSGTVYALGGGISKIGGNIFLCTPDTVEIQGSITEILADSEQDYNRMR, from the coding sequence ATGGGCGTAATGAATAAATTTATGAATTTCCTCGGACTTCAGGAAGAGGAAGAGATTGTGGAACGTGAACGAATGGCTGCGCAGGAGGAAAATGAGTCTGAACATCAGGAAGCTGAAACCTCCAGTCTCGATAAACGTAGAAACCAAAGGGGGAATAATGTGGTGAGCATTCATTCCCAGAAAAATGTTAAAGTTGTCCTGTATGAACCGCGTTCTTATGACGAGGCTCAGGAAATTGCCGACCATCTGCGTTCGCATCGTACTGTTGTGGTGAACTTGCAACGAATTCGCCAGGACCAAGCGCTGCGCGTTATTGATTTTTTGAGTGGCACGGTATATGCATTGGGTGGCGGTATTTCCAAAATCGGCGGAAACATTTTTCTCTGTACGCCAGATACGGTTGAAATTCAGGGCTCAATTACGGAAATACTGGCTGACAGCGAGCAAGATTATAACAGAATGAGGTGA
- a CDS encoding RNA-binding protein, translating to MSGEIYEHFSHDERDFVDKASDWVERAGKYHDMKLTDFLDPRQVFILQTLANRRNDVQIRLDGGYEAAERRRALVAPDYMYLDDEDMGMQVLSITSDDQKISELEHGDYMGSLLGLGMKRGKIGDIQVLEDGCHTVVAAETGAFLSLQLNQVHRLHVFTELLPLDQMRWSESKLETMDITVASLRLDGICADVYRLSRSKVLVPIKAGRCRVNWKVEEDPSKSLKAGDVVSIQGFGRFKVMEQDGMTKKGRCRVKIGKFA from the coding sequence ATGAGCGGTGAAATTTACGAACATTTTAGCCATGATGAGCGAGATTTTGTAGATAAGGCTTCGGATTGGGTTGAGCGGGCAGGCAAGTATCATGACATGAAGCTAACTGACTTCCTTGACCCAAGACAGGTTTTTATCTTACAGACTCTTGCCAATCGTCGTAACGACGTTCAGATTCGTCTGGATGGTGGTTACGAGGCTGCTGAACGCAGGCGTGCGCTGGTTGCACCTGATTATATGTATCTGGATGATGAGGATATGGGAATGCAGGTGCTCAGTATCACGTCTGATGATCAGAAAATCTCGGAGCTGGAACATGGGGACTATATGGGTTCCCTGCTCGGGCTTGGGATGAAACGTGGAAAGATCGGGGATATCCAAGTGCTGGAGGACGGTTGCCATACAGTGGTGGCGGCGGAAACCGGCGCTTTTTTATCGCTTCAACTGAATCAGGTGCATCGGTTACATGTGTTCACAGAGTTACTTCCTTTGGATCAGATGCGATGGTCAGAGAGCAAACTGGAGACGATGGACATTACGGTCGCTTCTCTTCGTTTGGATGGAATCTGTGCAGATGTGTATCGGCTTAGTCGCAGTAAAGTGCTGGTGCCGATCAAAGCTGGTCGCTGCCGTGTCAACTGGAAAGTTGAGGAAGATCCCTCCAAATCGCTAAAAGCGGGTGATGTCGTATCCATTCAGGGATTTGGCCGTTTCAAGGTTATGGAACAGGATGGGATGACTAAAAAAGGGCGCTGCCGAGTGAAAATCGGCAAATTTGCCTGA
- the pgeF gene encoding peptidoglycan editing factor PgeF has translation MEPFVLDKELLERTKNSDFGPDPLLLYVEPWTQQFEQLSVGFTTRHGGVGKVPYATLNCAYHVGDDPEIVLNNRRLVTEKLGFAAEAWTCGEQVHGKHVAVITAEDRSRGLLDRQSALQDTDGLVTNVPGVLLTSFYADCVPLYFYDPVQQAVGLAHAGWKGTVAGIAVSMVETMEREYGSRRQDIRAAIGPSIGDCCYEVDEAVMQHVRVWFDDSPVNDEYKDSASKQAYRAVNNGKTMLNLKECNRHIMMKAGIMPDHIECTTWCTSCHPELFFSYRKENGVTGRMASWIGLEER, from the coding sequence ATGGAACCCTTTGTATTGGATAAAGAATTACTTGAACGGACCAAGAATTCAGATTTCGGTCCTGATCCGTTATTATTATATGTTGAGCCCTGGACACAGCAATTTGAACAGTTGTCAGTCGGGTTTACGACGAGGCATGGTGGAGTTGGAAAAGTTCCGTATGCTACGCTCAATTGTGCTTATCATGTGGGGGATGACCCTGAAATTGTACTTAACAACCGCAGGCTTGTAACCGAGAAGCTTGGTTTTGCAGCAGAAGCTTGGACCTGTGGAGAGCAGGTGCATGGCAAACATGTCGCAGTAATTACCGCTGAAGATCGGAGCAGAGGATTACTTGATCGTCAATCTGCGTTGCAGGATACGGATGGATTGGTCACGAATGTGCCTGGTGTGCTGCTGACTTCTTTCTACGCAGACTGTGTTCCGCTTTATTTCTATGACCCTGTACAGCAGGCGGTAGGTCTTGCTCATGCCGGCTGGAAAGGTACAGTCGCGGGTATCGCTGTATCCATGGTGGAGACGATGGAACGGGAGTATGGCAGCCGTAGGCAGGACATTCGAGCTGCAATCGGTCCGTCGATTGGGGATTGCTGTTATGAAGTGGATGAGGCGGTCATGCAGCATGTACGGGTTTGGTTTGATGATTCCCCGGTTAATGATGAATACAAGGATTCTGCTTCCAAACAAGCATATCGAGCCGTGAATAACGGTAAAACGATGTTAAACTTGAAAGAATGTAATCGACACATTATGATGAAAGCAGGAATAATGCCGGATCATATCGAATGTACAACATGGTGTACAAGTTGTCATCCCGAACTATTTTTCTCCTATCGGAAGGAAAATGGTGTTACAGGGCGGATGGCGAGCTGGATTGGGCTGGAAGAGAGGTGA
- a CDS encoding TraR/DksA C4-type zinc finger protein — MSHFTNEQLQFLRSQLMSDKRDIEHRLSENEHYGLGDSLKLQTGELSPIDNHPGDIATEVYEREKDISLLEHDEFQLERIDSALHSIEEGHYGTCAVCQQPIPYERMEAVPYTKYCKKHQPETVVSENRPVEEEFLAPAFGRTSLDERDDQNGFDGEDTWQIVESWGTSNSPAMAEGRDIDSYDVMAIEATDEVEGCVEAYESFVATDIYGHDVSIVRNRQYRQYLENREGEGLLEPDMETDDIY; from the coding sequence ATGTCACATTTCACTAACGAACAATTGCAATTTTTACGTTCCCAACTGATGTCCGATAAGCGCGATATTGAACATAGACTTTCGGAAAACGAGCATTATGGCCTTGGAGATTCCCTTAAACTACAGACAGGTGAATTATCACCAATTGATAATCATCCTGGCGACATAGCTACGGAGGTGTATGAACGCGAGAAAGATATTTCCCTGCTGGAACATGATGAATTCCAATTGGAACGTATCGATTCTGCACTGCACTCCATCGAAGAAGGACATTACGGTACATGTGCGGTCTGCCAGCAACCCATCCCTTATGAACGCATGGAAGCTGTTCCCTACACCAAATACTGTAAAAAACATCAACCGGAAACCGTTGTCTCCGAAAACCGTCCTGTAGAGGAAGAATTCCTTGCCCCGGCATTTGGTCGAACCAGTCTGGACGAGCGTGATGATCAAAATGGCTTCGATGGTGAGGACACGTGGCAGATTGTTGAAAGCTGGGGCACATCGAACTCTCCAGCCATGGCTGAAGGACGCGATATCGACAGCTATGATGTTATGGCGATTGAAGCAACCGATGAAGTGGAGGGCTGCGTTGAAGCGTACGAAAGCTTCGTTGCAACAGACATCTATGGTCATGACGTCTCCATCGTGCGCAATCGGCAATATCGCCAGTATCTGGAGAACCGTGAGGGCGAGGGTCTGTTAGAACCAGATATGGAGACGGATGACATTTACTAA
- a CDS encoding DivIVA domain-containing protein, with amino-acid sequence MPLTPLDIHNKEFSRRLRGYDEDEVNEFLDQVIKDYEGVIRENKELSNQLLSVQEKLDHFSTIEETLSKTIIIAQEAADDVKGNAKKEAQLIVKEAEKNADRIVNESLGKSRKIALEVEELKKQASIYRARFRTLVEAQLELLTQDGWEVLESREQEVRDREREMKEIY; translated from the coding sequence ATGCCATTAACGCCGCTGGACATACACAACAAGGAATTTTCCCGACGTTTGCGCGGGTATGACGAGGATGAAGTCAATGAATTCCTGGATCAAGTCATCAAAGATTACGAAGGCGTCATTCGCGAGAACAAAGAGCTGAGCAATCAGTTGCTGTCCGTTCAGGAAAAGCTGGATCATTTTTCTACAATTGAAGAGACGCTTAGCAAAACGATCATCATTGCGCAGGAAGCTGCTGATGATGTGAAGGGTAATGCGAAGAAAGAAGCGCAGTTGATCGTGAAGGAAGCAGAGAAAAATGCAGACCGGATCGTGAACGAATCATTGGGAAAATCGCGTAAAATTGCTTTGGAAGTGGAAGAACTGAAAAAGCAGGCCTCGATTTATCGTGCCCGTTTCCGCACGCTTGTTGAAGCGCAGCTTGAACTGTTGACTCAGGATGGTTGGGAAGTGCTGGAGAGCCGGGAGCAGGAAGTGCGTGACCGTGAGCGGGAGATGAAAGAAATTTATTAG
- a CDS encoding YggS family pyridoxal phosphate-dependent enzyme, with protein MSLEERIQQVNQKIEDACRRSNRHRDDVNVIAVTKYVSLETTGSVLNHGLEHIGENRWQDAQAKWEAFGQQGTWHFIGHLQTNKVKDVIGKFLYIHSLDRLSLAKELDKKAASLGIQVETFLQVNISGEESKYGLQPEQASSFLRDIRSFNNLKVVGLMTMAPHEEDPELTRPVFRGLRELRDQLNGQALTAEPLTELSMGMSNDFEVAIEEGATWVRLGSILVGKEEGSRWA; from the coding sequence GTGTCATTGGAGGAGCGTATTCAACAGGTAAATCAGAAGATCGAGGACGCATGTCGGCGCAGTAACCGTCATCGTGATGATGTGAATGTGATTGCGGTCACGAAATATGTCTCACTTGAAACAACGGGATCGGTGCTGAATCATGGTCTTGAGCATATTGGAGAAAACCGGTGGCAGGATGCACAGGCCAAATGGGAAGCTTTTGGTCAGCAGGGTACCTGGCACTTTATCGGTCATTTGCAGACAAACAAGGTGAAAGACGTGATTGGCAAGTTTCTTTACATCCATTCACTGGATCGTTTGTCATTGGCGAAGGAGTTGGATAAAAAAGCAGCTTCACTTGGCATCCAGGTGGAAACGTTTTTGCAGGTGAATATTTCGGGTGAAGAGAGCAAGTATGGATTACAGCCTGAACAGGCAAGTTCTTTTTTGCGTGATATTCGTTCGTTCAACAATCTCAAGGTCGTTGGCCTGATGACTATGGCACCTCATGAGGAAGATCCGGAGCTGACGCGTCCCGTATTTCGTGGATTGCGTGAGCTGAGAGATCAATTGAATGGACAAGCCCTTACAGCAGAGCCATTGACTGAGCTGTCAATGGGGATGTCCAATGATTTTGAAGTGGCCATTGAAGAAGGGGCAACCTGGGTACGGCTAGGATCGATTCTCGTAGGAAAAGAGGAGGGTTCACGATGGGCGTAA